The Natronoarchaeum philippinense genome includes the window GGTTCGAGCAGATCGAGAACCTCGCCGTCGGCGACTGCGTCGGGAGATGCATCGACACCGGCTCCCGATTCGAGCCGCTCTCTCCATCCCATCGAGGGGTACTCAGGACCAGTTACCTAAGTGCGTTTGGTCCCGGATTCTCGAACACGACGCGCGTACCGCCCGCTGGCGGGTTACTCGTCGGCGTCTTCGTCGGCGTCTTGTCCGCCCCGAACCATCGCTTGGCCCGCCTCGGCCCCGTTCTGGGTTTCGAGGCGACGCTCGATCAGCGCCTCGAAGTCGGGCGTCGAGTCGTACTCGTCCCGACAGCGCAGCGCGACGCGGCCGCTGTCGGTGACCTCGTACAGCCCCGACCGCTCGGCCGGCCCGATCTTGCGGACCAGTCCGTAGTCGTCGAGCACCGGCAGCCGATTGTTGACGTTCTTACGGCTCTTGCCGGTGATCTGGGCCAGATTCGGCGCGACGTTTCGCCCGTAGGCGTGTAGTGCTTCGAGAATCAGGAAATCTGTGGGTTGGCGAAGTTTCACGATATCGCTCCCTGTAGATAGGTAGGATCCGCTTCTGATAAGTAACCTCCCCTTTTGTGCTGAGGGTTCCGGTCAAAATATAAAACCGATGGTTATTGCCATCGGTAATTATAAGTGGCGATCGACAAATAGTAACAGCGCGGTCGGCGTCGCAACGAGAAATCGACGCGTTCGGACGGTAAGCGCCTCCGACCGCGAGGACGGTCATGTCAGAGAACCGGATCAGATGGCGACCAGCCAGGAGGAACTGTGACCGAGCAGACATCAGCTGAGGGGTGCTCAGCCGCGGGCAACAGCGATCGACGAGTGTCCGCGGTGCGCGTCGCAGTCACCACTGGCACCGACGGCGCAGAGCGAATTGCGTCGATGGTCTCCGAGGAGTGTGCCGTGTCGGTTCGAGCGCCCGACAGCGACGCCGATGTCGACCTCTGGATTGCCGACGAGCGAACCGTCGAGAAAATCGACGCTCGCACGGACGCCGGGACCGACCCGGCAATCGTGCTCGTCACCGACGACGGGAGAGTTCCGACCGACTGCTCGCCGGAGGTCGACGACATCGT containing:
- a CDS encoding ArsR family transcriptional regulator codes for the protein MKLRQPTDFLILEALHAYGRNVAPNLAQITGKSRKNVNNRLPVLDDYGLVRKIGPAERSGLYEVTDSGRVALRCRDEYDSTPDFEALIERRLETQNGAEAGQAMVRGGQDADEDADE